A window from Amblyomma americanum isolate KBUSLIRL-KWMA chromosome 7, ASM5285725v1, whole genome shotgun sequence encodes these proteins:
- the LOC144098547 gene encoding beta-1,4-mannosyl-glycoprotein 4-beta-N-acetylglucosaminyltransferase-like yields the protein MSAKRTTIFALFSALSLIPGGIYYFAVHPKGTMRTKDRTPSAEVMTTDSTAARSQSASSGTNTNSTRIITTPSNQLVEVAKVGPAQVQCFPHGTLSGSVNQSCVCRIGWNGNECSVPDAVWSSDAFKAWYTKGLIKRRSTPRAIINGLVFNHELDLLEIRVKELGDAVDHYVVVESNYTYFGSTKPLHLRSKMSAGFLSEYAHKIVPIAVGFYNYEDGNPWAPENYFRTSIWHEGQRRLKNLRDDDLFMILDADEIPSREVLLFLKYHDGFGEPIGMRLRWFLYGFFWENRAPVEVGGVCTVAFLREVYRNNSLQVRRVDAFEHRHPSVARTLDQKWTIPGAPPRYAGWHCSWCFDARGIQVKLAAAQRDDGIRWGDIAEKTDLVYINSLRSTGRYFDNSATLNRCDANETAPAYVRSHASRFTYLMKV from the exons ATGTCTGCAAAACGCACCACGATCTTCGCTTTGTTTTCTGCGCTTAGCCTCATTCCTGGCGGTATATACTACTTCGCCGTCCATCCCAAAGGAACAATGCGTACGAAAGATAGAACGCCTAGTGCTGAAGTCATGACTACTGACTCCACAGCAGCCAGAAGTCAGTCTGCTTCCAGCGGAACTAATACGAACTCGACGAGGATAATCACCACGCCATCTAATCAGCTCGTGGAAGTGGCCAAGGTTGGCCCTGCACAAGTACAATGCTTTCCACATGGAACGCTGTCCGGGTCTGTAAATCAGTCGTGCGTCTGCAGGATTGGTTGGAACGGCAACGAGTGCTCCGTTCCCGATGCCGTGTGGTCCTCGGATGCCTTCAAAGCCTGGTATACAAAAGGCTTAATAAAGCGCCGTTCGACTCCACGTGCTATCATCAACGGACTTGTGTTCAATCACGAACTGGACCTCTTAGAAATTCGGGTGAAGGAGCTGGGCGACGCTGTCGACCACTACGTCGTCGTCGAGTCGAACTACACTTACTTCGGTTCGACTAAGCCTCTGCACCTTCGATCGAAAATGAGTGCCGGCTTCTTGAGCGAGTACGCGCACAAGATTGTCCCCATAGCCGTAGGCTTCTACAACTACGAAGACGGGAACCCCTGGGCGCCCGAAAACTACTTCCGAACTTCCATTTGGCATGAGGGTCAGCGCCGTCTCAAGAACCTCCGGGATGACGACCTCTTCATGATACTCGACGCCGACGAAATACCCAGCCGTGAGGTCTTGTTGTTCTTGAAATACCACGACGGGTTCGGTGAGCCGATAGGCATGCGTCTGCGCTGGTTTCTGTACGGGTTCTTCTGGGAGAACCGGGCACCTGTCGAAGTGGGAGGCGTGTGCACGGTGGCTTTTTTACGTGAGGTCTACAGAAACAACTCCCTGCAAGTGCGCCGAGTGGACGCCTTTGAGCACAGACATCCTTCCGTCGCGAGGACATTGGACCAAAAGTGGACCATACCGGGTGCCCCGCCGAGATACGCTGGGTGGCACTGTTCGTGGTGCTTCGACGCCCGTGGCATACAG GTGAAGCTCGCAGCAGCCCAGCGGGACGACGGCATACGGTGGGGAGACATCGCCGAAAAAACGGACTTGGTCTATATAAACTCCCTCAGAAGCACTGGCCGTTACTTCGACAACAGCGCGACTCTGAACAGATGCGACGCCAACGAGACGGCTCCAGCGTATGTTAGGAGCCATGCCAGCCGATTCACATATCTAATGAAAGTATAA